The Bacteroidota bacterium sequence CAGTCCTCCATGTCGGGTCCTGACCAATCAACGTACACAAACTATACGATCGCAGACCGCACGGAGCCGGACTGGACGGTTGAGCTATACCTCAACGAACAACTCATCACATACGTGAAGGCAGATCAGACGGGATATTATAAGTTCGTCTTTCCACTTCCATACGGCTCGACGGATGTGCGACTGCGATTTCTTGGGCCGTATGGTGAGGTTCGTACGAAAGAGTTGGCCTTTCGGATCCCTTACACATTTCTCCATCCCGGCGAGGTGCAGTATGAACTGACGGCTGGGACTTCCGTCGCGAATCCAGAGCTGAGCAATTCCGTCGCAAAGCTGGACCTGAAGTTGGGTATCAGTAGTGCAATCACTCTCGGAGGAGGCGTGCGATATTCGATGGACCCGATCGGCAAGCCGGTGTTTCTTCCAAGCGCTTCGGGCTCGCTAAGAATCTCGAGCGATGTGGTGGCTTCCGCGGACTATTATCATAAGGCCGGTATTCAAAGTTCGCTCAATGTGACAAGCCCTCTTGGATTTGCCTTGGATGCACAATATCAGTCTTCCTTGGGATGGCAAGCGAGCGCTCTTGACAATCTGGTACTTCAAAATCGGCGATCACTCAATGTATTCTTCCCGCTGCCCTGGAATATCGGCACGGTACAGCTCGGTGGAACGGATATTCCAATAAACTCTCGGGAGGGCGACGTACAGGCATCTGGTACATTCAATCTCAACCTATTTGGGTACGACCTAAGCTCGAGCGCGAGTGTCTCCTATCATCGGGATGGATTTCATCTCAAACCAACCTCCGAGATTCAATTGCAGGGTGGCCTCATGTTCTCGCTGCCACCAGTTCTTGGTGTTCAATTTCGGCCCTCGGCAAACGTGGACTACACACATCTTAGAGTCCTGGATGCCAGTCTCAGCGCTACCAAGTACATTGGCGATCAGCGATCTGTGAGCCTCTCGGGTGTACATGATTTTCGATCGCGCTCGAATTCCATTCAGGCAAGCATCGGTTTCAACTTCCCGTTTGCGCAAACCGGGCTGCAATCGACGTATGGTACCGGGTCGCCCCTTTCGGCTGGTACCACGATGCAGGGCTCGGTTGTGCTCGATCCCGGAGCCGGGAACATCCTGTTCGAGAATCACTCGGCAGTCCGCACCGGGGGTGTTACGATCGAACCATTCCTCGACCAGAACAACAACGGGAGGCGTGATGCCGGAGAGCCCATTGTTAAGAAAGTTGAGATCGAAGCCCCTGGGACAGTTGACAATCAAAAGGATTGGAGTCTCCGCATTATGGATCTGGAGCCATACGTTCCCTATTACTTTAAGACTTCAATGAAGGCCGTGGAGAGCGCTTCGTTTGTATCGAAGTATGAATCCTTCGAGATCACGCCTCCCGCGAATGGATTTGCGAGGGTCCAGTTACCGATCTTGAGTGTCGGCCAAATCGAAGGTTATGTATCGATGGCGAAATCCACCGGTCAAAAGCCAATGGGAGGAGTACGGATCAAGATACAGCATGCTGACGCGAATGATACTTCCATGGTGATGCCTACTGAGGATTTGCTCACTTACTCGAATGGGGAGTACTTCTATTTGGGACTCATGCCCGGCAAGTATCGTGTCTCACTCGATCCGAAGCAACTCGAACTTCTGCACGGTGTAGCAACACCACCGTATATCGAATTCAAAATAGAAAACAAGGACGACGGCGACCTCATCGAGCGACTAGACTTTTCAATCAGCGCACCCCCCGAGGGCAACACAACGAAAACTCCTAAATAGAGGCGCACTCAATGTGCCTCCTGTAGATCGACCCACCCCGGGCTTCGTTGCACGTTGCGCGATTCCGGTCGATGCCGCAAGCGGCCCGCGAGTTGCCTCAATGCCGTCAACGGTGATCTGGAAATTCGAATTGAAGAGGCGCCCGGATGCAAAGAGGGGTTAAGGCCCCATTGTGGGTTAGTAGGGTATTCAGGTCTTTTCCAACCGATCAAGCAGGCGCAGCAGGCCATCGAGGATAGTCAGTGGATGCGGTGGACAGCCGGGGATGTAGAGATCGACAGGCACGACGGAGGTCGCGCCATTAAGGATTTGCGGATTGCCAACGAAGGGGCCACCGGCAATCGCGCACGCGCCAACTGCGATGACAATCTTTGGCTCGGGCACTGCATCCCAGGCCTTCTTCAAGGCGAGTTCCATGTTCTTTGAAACGCAACCGGTGATAAGCAGGCCGTCTGCATGACGTGGTGAAGCCACATATTGGATCCCGAAGCGACTGATATCCCACCCGATGGTACTAAGCACGTTGACGTCTGCTTCGCAGCCGCCACAACCACCGGCACTCACCACACGTAAACGCAACGAACGGCCAAATAACTGACGCATTTTTTCGTCGAGAGCAGTTGCGAGACGAATCTCTTCGCGGCCGGGATCGCCGAGAATGAGATCTTCACGATGACGCACGGCCATGCGATGATCCCCGGTTTGCGTGATGGCGTTTGGTGGACAGACCTCTACACATGCGGAGCAGAAAATGCAGCGACCGAGATCAAGAGCGACCGGAGACCCGAGCGTGCGCGTGATCGCTTTGGTCGGACAAACGGAGATGCAAGCGCTGCAACCGTCGGTACATTTGCCAGCATCCACCCTAAGTGTACCGCCATGACGGTCAGGCAGCGCGGGCGCCGGGCCATCTGGATAGGCCATGGTTTCGCAGCCGCTCTTCAGACGATGCGCGACGGTATCAATGACAAACATGCGTTTGCGTGACTTCATAAATCAAAGCCGCAATAGGAGAGGTTAAAGCTCTTGTTGCAAATTGGGAAATCCGAGATCGCCGCGCCACGCGTCGCTAACGTCAGTCCCGTCCAATTGTGGAATGAAGGATCGATAATCTTATAGCGGCGAAATCGGCCGGCGGCGTCCGTCAGCACCACATGGCAGACTTCGCCACGCCAGCCTTCGATGAGTGTAACGGCAATTGTATCCGGTGTGGGAGCAGGGAGTTCGCATCGCACATCACCATCAACTGGAGCGGCAAGTTGTGCGCGAAGGTATTCGCCGGAACGTTGGACTTCCAATGAGCGCACCATCGCGCGCGAAAACACGTCACCACCCGGCCAGACTGCAACTGGAACCTGAGCAAAGCGATGCCAGCCAATTGGATGATCGTAACGAACGTCACGCACCAATCCACAAGCCCGCGCCGCCGGACCAACCATTCCAATATCAGTGGCCTGTGATGAGGAGACAACGCCAACATTTTCAAATCGCGTTCGGACGGAAGCAGCGTCCCAAAACCAGCCGAGAGCCTGTTCGATCTCACTGAGCGCGATTTCGAAACGTTCAACCAGTTGAGCGGCGCGTTCGGGTTCGAGATCGAGACGGCAACCACCGGGTCGCACGAGACCGCGCCCAAACCGGTTGCCGCAAATAAGAGCAGTGAGATTGAGAATGTCACCACGAATTTTGCCGCACGCCGACATTGTTGGCAGAAACGCAACGTCACCAGCCAGTGCACCCATGTCGCCGACGTGATTGGCCATTCGTTCGAGTTCGAGAGCAATTGCTCGAAGCCACTGCCCACGCAACGGAGCTTCGATCCCTGCGAGCGATTCTAGTATGGACGCGTATCCAGTCGAATGGGCGATAGTGGTATCCCCTGCCACCGTCTCGATCTGGCTCATAGTCGAAAGATGCGGACCGCCAGTCAGGGCCTCCTCTACCCCACGATGCTGGTAACCGAGCGCGATTTCCAAGTGCAGCACTTCTTCTCCATTGCACTGAAATCGAAAGTGGCCCGGTTCGATGACACCCGCATGGATCGGGCCAACAGCAACTTCGTGTATTTCAGGACCGTCGACTCGAAAAAATTCTCCGTTTGCCGGTGCGTTCCCATTAGTCTCGCGGACAAGCCTGAGCCATGGATGCCCTTCCGGAATAAGACCGTGTTGCTCCCAGACTTCGCGTTCAAACAAATGAGCCTGCGGGTGCGACATAGTTAGTGAGGGGTACCCACCCGTGAACGGCGTACTCCGAGCGACGGCAAGCGTGTTATCAACATCGAACGCAAGCACTGCAACGAGACGCGTTGCTGAGCCTTCGGTCACGCCGAACCATGCACACAAGCGTGCGCCGCGCGCCAGTTCGTATGCTGTCGTGCGTACAAATTCCTCTGGCTGCCAGACGGGGACTTTTTCCCATGGAAGGCTGGTAGCATTAGCCCCTAAGGCAAATGGTGTGGAAGCGCTCATGGTATTGGGAAAAGTTGGGCGACGGCTGCTCGCCAAGCCTCGCGCAAAATCTGCGGCGTAAAAAGTCCGAGCCACAAGGATAATCCGAGCAGCGCGAGCGGCGGTGCAATTACACCGGCGGTTTCGACGAAACGTTCTGCATTCGAGCGCGTTGCGGGGCTCGGGCGTCCATCGACGATGGCAAAGACCACGCGGGTCATTCCGAAGAACGCGAGTAACAGGCAACTGAGAAACACCACGGTAGCAACTCCTTGCCCGGAAGCGAGTGCAGCCCGCAGCACTAACAACTCACTGAAGAATGGAGCGAACGGCGGCAAGGCTGTTACTGCAAACATGCCGGTGACAAAGATAGCTGCCGAACGTGGCGTGAGTATAGATATGCCTCGCACGTCATCCATTGAGGGCGATCCAGCCGCGCGCCGGATGTTGCCCGCACTCAGAAACAACGCGCCCTTCGTCAGGCCGTTACTCCATACATGAAACAGTGCGGCGGCTACGCCCGCAGGGCCGAGCGCCGCGCCGATACTCAGAATGCCCATATGTTCCACGCTCGAATAGGCCAGCATCCGTTTGAAATCGCGGGTGCCCAACAAGAACAATGCTGCCACCAGCATCGAAAACAATCCGATGATGAGCAAGGTCCGGTCAGCGATCGGACCTTCTCCCGCCGCGCCAACGACCGCGCGTACGCGCAAAATGGCGGTGAATGCGACGGTGGTGACGCCACCAGCGAGAATTGCGCCGACAATGCTGGGCGCTTCGCCGTAGGCGTCGGGCTTCCATGTGTGCATCGGTGCGAGTCCCATCTTCGTTCCGTAACCCACAAGCAGCAGCACCCATGCGGTCAGGACCCACGGACGCGACAACCCAGCACCTTGAGCAGTCAGCGCGGCAAATGTCAAATTGCCCTCGCCGCCGCCGTGCAAGGAAGCGTAGCCAAGACAGAAAGAACCGAGTAGGGAGAGCGCGATGCCCGTGCCGCCCACCAGCAAATATTTCCAGGTCGCTTCGAAGGCACGAGGTGTGCCGTTGAAATGCAGGAGTGGAACGGTAGCAAGCGTCACCGCTTCGGTGGTAATCCAGAGTAGTCCCAAATGCCGGGCCTGATGCCCGGCACTAAGCAATCCAAGGATGGCCAGCAACAATGCCACAAACACACGGTTGGGTCGTTCCGAACGGATACGAAGATATGAGGCGCCATAAGCGGCACAGACCAGGAACAGCAATGAGACGACCGGCAACATCGCCCGCGCGAGCGGATCGAAGCCGAACCAGTCGCCCGGAGCAACCGGCGGTGGATCGATGAATAACCAAAACGTCAACACGACATGCGCAATGCCAAAGACCGGCAGCAGCCAGGGCCGGGTCCGGTTGTCCGGCCACACGGCGGCGACGGCTGCTCCAGCCAACGGCACGATGATGAGTAAGAGATTGCTCATTCGCGGAGCGTGTTAAGTTTGCGGGTGTCCAATGAATCGAACGCACGCTGGATGCGGTCAACAATGAGGCCGATAATGAACACACCCACCGTGAGATCCAGTAAGATCCCGGACTCAACCAGCAACGGAGTCGAGTGAATGAGCAGCAGACCGAATAGATAAATGCCATTTTCCAGAATTAGGTATCCGCAGACTTGCGAGATGGCACGAACCCTGCCAATCATCAAAATGAAACCAGTCAATACTGAGGCAATCGCTCCGGGCACCAGAAGTGACCCCGAATGTTCCGGCAACAGCGGTAGTGCACGCGCGAGCGCCACCGCCGCGATCGTCCCAGCGGCGCCGAGCAACAGTGATGGCACATAACCGAGAAACGGTTGGATATCGCGCTCGATGTTCGCGGCTCGCATCGCGCGCCGCAACAGACCGGGAATTACGAAGCCCTTACCAACGATCGTGGCCAGTGCGACCAAGAATATTCGCCAGTCGAGATTGCCGGCCTCCAACAGGAGCGGCATGAGCCCCAGCAACATCCCTTGCACGGACATGGAGCGGATCATCGATGGCAACCGGCTGCTGCCGAGCGCGAGCAAATTTAACCCCATCGCCAGGCCGATCAGGAGATTCAGATCTGGATGACCGATCATCCACGTTCCGTTGCTCATTCAACACCGCCTTTCCATGCAACCAGCAGCGCGAATAAACAGAACAGAATTGCCGTTGTGAGCAGGAGCGGCACGCGGCGAAACGCGAGCCTTGCGAGCAAAGACTCTATGAAGCCCACGCTGACCGTTACCACCAAAACACCCGCCGCCAAAACCCCGACCGCACCGAGCACTGTGAACTCACGCATCGGCAACACCGCTTGAACGAGCAGCACCGTAAAGAGAAGAAGTTTGATGGATGCGCCGTGTAATACGACAGCGAGCGGTGGCCCACTGTGATCGAGCACCATGACTTCGTGGATCATCGTCAATTCGAGATGCGTGTTGGGGTCATCGAATGGCACGCGACAATTCTCCGCAAGTAACACGGTGAATATTCCTGCCGCCAACAAAACCGCTCCTGCACCGAGCGAGGGCGATAGCATTGTGACCAGCGTAACACTTCCGGTCTCGACGCTTAGTGATAGCACCGCTGCGATGATAGCAACTTCCGCAAGCACCGCATAGCTGACCTCTCTCACGGCACCCATGCCTTCGAAGGCCGAGCCGGTTTCCATCGCAGCCCAAACCGTGCAAAATCGCGCAAGCGCTAATAGGTAGATCAGCAATAGCACATCGCCGGGGAAGCTAACTGCGCATCCCACTGGCCCAAGTGGCATTAGCATTGCTGCTCCGATCAATGCCACCCATGCTATCGCAGGTCCGGCGATGAAACCCGGCGATGCAAGACTGCTCATCACCACACCTTTACGCCATAGCTTCGCGAGATCGTAGTACAACTGGAATACCGGTGGTCCTCGGCGGCCCGCAACCCACGCTTTCACCTTATTGATAATGCCTGGTAGCAACGGCGCCAACAACAACCATACTGCGAGTCGCAGGACGATACCGAGCATGGGAATCAGTGCGTGCATCCTATTACGCTGAAGCTAATGAGTCGATCGACGCATCCAGTGTGTCCACCGCCTGGAGAATCTCATTGTCGGATGCGCCCTTGAGGATCAGTTCGCGCAACGGCCCTCGAGTCAATCCACGACTCAATCGTCCCAGGAGATCAAGGTGTCCGCGCGGCGAGGGTGCAATGAAGAAACACAGCCGCGTAATCGGCACGCCATCAGGAGACGCGTCGGCAGCAGGGAGTGCATCGCGCAAGAAAATGAACGCCACTGTGCCGGATTCGCGGCCAAGGGTGATTCGTTCGCTCAGATGCGGCAAAGCAAATCCACCACCAACGGGCGCGATTGTCACGCCACCTTTCAAGCGCACCCGCTGAACGAGCAGTTGCCGGACGGGTGGAGTCGCTCCGGGCAAGGTGGTGACGACTCGCTCGAACACCGCCTGCACCTCCACTGCCGGTATATCCCGCCAGATACCACCAGTGCGCAGTAGGGTCCCGAGTCGCAAACGCGTCCCCAGTGAGGAGGTTTCAGGTGCCAGAAAACCCGCTTTCGCGGCGAGTCCACGTTTGGCCGCCCAATCCGCCACCTGGGCGCGATCGAATAATAGCCGGCCCCGATCCGGTGTGTGAGGCAACCCTTCGTGCCGAATCCAGCCGTCAACGACGGCCTCGGAAACTCCGAATGACTCAGCAATTTGGATGAGGTTCAGATACATGGTTTGTGAATTTGCGCTGTCATTGGCCACCCCCAAGCAGGACCACAATTGCCAGCGCCGCCAGACCGATAAGTAAGTATAACAGGTAAAATTGCAGGCGTCCGTGCTGCAGACTGCGTGCTGCGGTGGAGATGCGCATCACCAGGTTGCCCACGGGCGAGACAATGTATTCGAGCACGGTATCCGGGGTATGCGTAGCGAAGCTCGCGTTATGCGGGAAGATCCCTTCAGGCCGATGTTCGTGCCGTATTGGCTGGAGAATCCATGCAAACCACTCGGTGATGATACTGGCAAATGAACCAGCGGTGTATTGCATCCTCGACGTCGGAAGAGCATAACCACAATCCCAGGTCAGTGCACGCCTAAAAATTCCGCATCGCACGCGTCGCCAAAGCCAGACCGCCGCCAGGAGCGCGACCATCGCGAGCGCGATGTGAAACAGGCCAAGCGTCGATAACGCCACAGGCGTCACTGCCCCAGCCCAAGCGGGATTCCAAACGTCCACCGCCCGCACCACCCCCGGCCAAAACACAACCGGTGCAATTCCAATTGCCACGCACGCCGCGCCCAGCAACACCATTGACCAGCGCATCCCCGGCCCACTTTCGTGAGCGTTCGCCGCCGCTTGAGAACGCGGTGCGCCCAGAAATACCACCCCACATACTTTCGCAAAACATGCGAGTGCCAGCGCAGCCGTCATGCCGAGGAGAATCGCCGCCGGTATCGCGGCCCAAGCCGATGGCCCACGAGCCAGAGTGGCATCGAACAATCCGAGATAAATGAGCCATTCGCTCACGAAGCCGTTCAACGGCGGCAGTCCGGAAATCGCGACGGCGCCGAGACCAAACAGCGACGCTGTCCACGGCATCATTCGCCACAATCCACCGAGCCTGCTCATTTCGCGTGTCCCTGTCGCGTGCACCGTCGAGCCAGCGGATAAGAACAGCAGTGATTTGAACAGCCCGTGATTCCACACGTGCAGAAGCGCACCTGCTAATGCCAGTTGGCCCCAACTTGCATTCGATTGTCCCGTCGCGAGGATCGCGAAGCCAAGCCCAATCAAGATGATGCCAATGTTCTCAACACTATGATAAGCAAGCAGGCGCTTGAGGTCATGTTGACCAAGTGCAAACGCAACCCCGAGCACCGCGCT is a genomic window containing:
- the nuoB gene encoding NADH-quinone oxidoreductase subunit NuoB, with translation MFVIDTVAHRLKSGCETMAYPDGPAPALPDRHGGTLRVDAGKCTDGCSACISVCPTKAITRTLGSPVALDLGRCIFCSACVEVCPPNAITQTGDHRMAVRHREDLILGDPGREEIRLATALDEKMRQLFGRSLRLRVVSAGGCGGCEADVNVLSTIGWDISRFGIQYVASPRHADGLLITGCVSKNMELALKKAWDAVPEPKIVIAVGACAIAGGPFVGNPQILNGATSVVPVDLYIPGCPPHPLTILDGLLRLLDRLEKT
- a CDS encoding NADH-quinone oxidoreductase subunit C codes for the protein MSASTPFALGANATSLPWEKVPVWQPEEFVRTTAYELARGARLCAWFGVTEGSATRLVAVLAFDVDNTLAVARSTPFTGGYPSLTMSHPQAHLFEREVWEQHGLIPEGHPWLRLVRETNGNAPANGEFFRVDGPEIHEVAVGPIHAGVIEPGHFRFQCNGEEVLHLEIALGYQHRGVEEALTGGPHLSTMSQIETVAGDTTIAHSTGYASILESLAGIEAPLRGQWLRAIALELERMANHVGDMGALAGDVAFLPTMSACGKIRGDILNLTALICGNRFGRGLVRPGGCRLDLEPERAAQLVERFEIALSEIEQALGWFWDAASVRTRFENVGVVSSSQATDIGMVGPAARACGLVRDVRYDHPIGWHRFAQVPVAVWPGGDVFSRAMVRSLEVQRSGEYLRAQLAAPVDGDVRCELPAPTPDTIAVTLIEGWRGEVCHVVLTDAAGRFRRYKIIDPSFHNWTGLTLATRGAAISDFPICNKSFNLSYCGFDL
- a CDS encoding proton-conducting transporter membrane subunit encodes the protein MSNLLLIIVPLAGAAVAAVWPDNRTRPWLLPVFGIAHVVLTFWLFIDPPPVAPGDWFGFDPLARAMLPVVSLLFLVCAAYGASYLRIRSERPNRVFVALLLAILGLLSAGHQARHLGLLWITTEAVTLATVPLLHFNGTPRAFEATWKYLLVGGTGIALSLLGSFCLGYASLHGGGEGNLTFAALTAQGAGLSRPWVLTAWVLLLVGYGTKMGLAPMHTWKPDAYGEAPSIVGAILAGGVTTVAFTAILRVRAVVGAAGEGPIADRTLLIIGLFSMLVAALFLLGTRDFKRMLAYSSVEHMGILSIGAALGPAGVAAALFHVWSNGLTKGALFLSAGNIRRAAGSPSMDDVRGISILTPRSAAIFVTGMFAVTALPPFAPFFSELLVLRAALASGQGVATVVFLSCLLLAFFGMTRVVFAIVDGRPSPATRSNAERFVETAGVIAPPLALLGLSLWLGLFTPQILREAWRAAVAQLFPIP
- a CDS encoding hydrogenase; this encodes MSNGTWMIGHPDLNLLIGLAMGLNLLALGSSRLPSMIRSMSVQGMLLGLMPLLLEAGNLDWRIFLVALATIVGKGFVIPGLLRRAMRAANIERDIQPFLGYVPSLLLGAAGTIAAVALARALPLLPEHSGSLLVPGAIASVLTGFILMIGRVRAISQVCGYLILENGIYLFGLLLIHSTPLLVESGILLDLTVGVFIIGLIVDRIQRAFDSLDTRKLNTLRE
- a CDS encoding NADH-quinone oxidoreductase subunit H, whose product is MHALIPMLGIVLRLAVWLLLAPLLPGIINKVKAWVAGRRGPPVFQLYYDLAKLWRKGVVMSSLASPGFIAGPAIAWVALIGAAMLMPLGPVGCAVSFPGDVLLLIYLLALARFCTVWAAMETGSAFEGMGAVREVSYAVLAEVAIIAAVLSLSVETGSVTLVTMLSPSLGAGAVLLAAGIFTVLLAENCRVPFDDPNTHLELTMIHEVMVLDHSGPPLAVVLHGASIKLLLFTVLLVQAVLPMREFTVLGAVGVLAAGVLVVTVSVGFIESLLARLAFRRVPLLLTTAILFCLFALLVAWKGGVE
- a CDS encoding PTS sugar transporter subunit IIA, whose amino-acid sequence is MYLNLIQIAESFGVSEAVVDGWIRHEGLPHTPDRGRLLFDRAQVADWAAKRGLAAKAGFLAPETSSLGTRLRLGTLLRTGGIWRDIPAVEVQAVFERVVTTLPGATPPVRQLLVQRVRLKGGVTIAPVGGGFALPHLSERITLGRESGTVAFIFLRDALPAADASPDGVPITRLCFFIAPSPRGHLDLLGRLSRGLTRGPLRELILKGASDNEILQAVDTLDASIDSLASA
- a CDS encoding proton-conducting transporter membrane subunit — protein: MTVGPLLFIAIGGMLLSILMGRATARLWLIVTLASVIVGLAASIIVLGGSVVWEWRSAFPLGGEPVHLRLDALSAFFLILLCVVGGAGAIYAHEYWSKVAHPRSVRSGRVWWSVMLLSLGGVLLVSNGLHFLIAWELFTVAAYFLVTLDRQRSEVRAAGWLYLGASHVAMLCLFAFFTMLAVRTGSWELGSMRDRMDLAPLFWLALVAFGLKAGMFPLHVWLPSAHANAPSHISAMLSGVTLKIGIYGLVRFSGWLPVPPEAGWVVAFLGVTSAVLGVAFALGQHDLKRLLAYHSVENIGIILIGLGFAILATGQSNASWGQLALAGALLHVWNHGLFKSLLFLSAGSTVHATGTREMSRLGGLWRMMPWTASLFGLGAVAISGLPPLNGFVSEWLIYLGLFDATLARGPSAWAAIPAAILLGMTAALALACFAKVCGVVFLGAPRSQAAANAHESGPGMRWSMVLLGAACVAIGIAPVVFWPGVVRAVDVWNPAWAGAVTPVALSTLGLFHIALAMVALLAAVWLWRRVRCGIFRRALTWDCGYALPTSRMQYTAGSFASIITEWFAWILQPIRHEHRPEGIFPHNASFATHTPDTVLEYIVSPVGNLVMRISTAARSLQHGRLQFYLLYLLIGLAALAIVVLLGGGQ